The following proteins come from a genomic window of Galactobacillus timonensis:
- a CDS encoding FtsB family cell division protein — MTDTKKKTGKTGKTKRKRLTPVMKLLCLGLIAVSCWMFVEVGREVYTTITLQQQLSEVQAQLQKVQDENSYLTSEKEKLQDPDYVASYARGSYLLSKDDEQIFYLPESSDSTSTSNTTTSN; from the coding sequence ATGACAGACACAAAAAAGAAGACAGGGAAGACTGGGAAAACAAAGAGAAAACGTCTTACACCTGTGATGAAGCTTCTTTGTCTTGGTTTGATCGCTGTTTCCTGCTGGATGTTTGTAGAAGTCGGACGTGAGGTATATACGACGATTACGCTTCAGCAGCAACTGAGTGAGGTTCAGGCTCAGCTTCAGAAGGTGCAGGACGAAAATTCTTATTTAACCAGTGAAAAGGAGAAGCTGCAGGATCCGGACTACGTCGCCAGTTATGCGCGCGGCAGCTATCTGCTGTCTAAGGACGATGAGCAGATCTTCTATTTACCGGAAAGCAGTGATTCAACAAGTACCAGCAACACTACTACAAGCAACTGA